A stretch of Natator depressus isolate rNatDep1 chromosome 2, rNatDep2.hap1, whole genome shotgun sequence DNA encodes these proteins:
- the RRS1 gene encoding ribosome biogenesis regulatory protein homolog, with product MAALCLEELLARAEQREAEPHRSVAVQKELELEFDLGNLLALDRNPPPSVPRAQRESRLRSLARDNTQLLVAQLWGLPAGRAEGATGPLVAQLPEPSYRLPREKPLPRPRPPTRWEQFARLKGIRRRKRTSLVWDEAAKQWRRRWGYKRAGGDPARDWLIEVPAGADPHEDQFAKRLRDKREKVARNEFNRLRNIARGALPGRGLHPTGHQSRAELGRASQVARVSTASLGRFQPRLPKEPAAPPPRGGKKRHFQPLLGDLAAERSRQLELLRGLGSKKPPLDLTRAVNKQLREEDAQAAAGKGKKRGQRGKRGRQRPGGGKGPAGGKGKKGGARRQQQQRPAGRKRS from the coding sequence ATGGCGGCGCTGTGCCTGGAGGAGTTGCTGGCTCGCGCGGAGCAGCGCGAGGCGGAGCCGCACCGGAGTGTCGCGGTGCagaaggagctggagctggagttcgacctggggaacctgctggcgcTGGACCGGAACCCGCCGCCCTCGGTGCCGCGGGCCCAGCGCGAGAGCCGGCTGCGCTCGCTGGCCCGGGACAACACGCAGCTGCTGGTGGCCCAGCTGTGGGGGCTGCCGGCGGGGCGCGCCGAGGGGGCGACGGGCCCGCTGGTGGCGCAGCTGCCCGAGCCCTCCTACCGCCTGCCCCGGGAGAAGCCCTTGCCGCGGCCCCGGCCGCCCACCCGCTGGGAGCAGTTCGCCCGGCTGAAGGGCATCCGGCGGCGGAAGCGCACGTCGCTGGTGTGGGACGAGGCGGCCAAGCAGTGGCGGCGGCGCTGGGGCTACAAGCGGGCCGGCGGGGACCCCGCCCGGGACTGGCTCATCGAGGTGCCGGCCGGCGCCGACCCCCACGAGGACCAGTTCGCCAAGCGGCTCCGCGACAAGCGCGAGAAGGTGGCGCGCAACGAGTTCAACCGCCTCCGCAACATCGCCCGGGGCGCCCTGCCCGGCCGCGGCCTCCACCCCACCGGCCACCAGAGCCGCGCCGAGCTGGGCCGCGCCTCGCAAGTGGCCCGCGTTTCCACCGCCTCCCTGGGCCGCTTCCAGCCCCGGCTGCCCAAGGAGCCGGCCGCGCCCCCGCCCAGGGGCGGCAAGAAGCGGCACTTCCAGCCGCTGCTCGGTGACCTGGCGGCCGAGAGGAGCCGGCAGCTGGAGCTGCTGCGGGGCCTGGGCAGCAAGAAGCCGCCGCTCGACCTGACCCGCGCCGTCAACAAGCAGCTGCGCGAGGAGGACGCCCAGGCGGCCGCGGGCAAGGGCAAGAAGCGCGGGCAGCGGGGCAAGCGGGGCCGGCAGCGCCCGGGAGGCGGCAAGGGGCCGGCGGGCGGCAAAGGCAAGAAGGGCGGGGcccggcggcagcagcagcagcgcccggCGGGCAGAAAGAGGAGCTGA